In one Flammeovirga yaeyamensis genomic region, the following are encoded:
- a CDS encoding glycoside hydrolase family 53 protein — MKIQWFVPFLLLIYSCSNTKNNEPISPGNNFLNGVDLSYVNQIQERGGCYFDGDNEKDVYQIFSEKGNELVRLRLWHHPIWTKELYGDEGTKMYNDFYDVQKSIIQSKKNNMKTLLDFHYSDTWADPEKQYVPKAWEQITDINVLRDSVYNYTFSTLDRLGDSDALPDLIQLGNETNCGLFYSDRPENFPSCEVCNDKNWENAATIFQAGVEAVIAIEKKYGVDIKKILHVADPQYLDWWFGELSNYSVDYDIIGVSYYPLWHTAISFNNLPQHLKSIGTKFNKEVMILETAYPWTREGNDDMPNLFGDQTPLPNYPFTAEGQLNYMRDLTKGMKEVGVVGVVYWEAAWIAYPIKTLWGTGSSWENCTYFDYENKSTIVFDYLK, encoded by the coding sequence ATGAAAATCCAATGGTTTGTCCCATTCTTATTACTTATTTATTCTTGCTCGAATACTAAAAATAATGAGCCGATATCACCAGGAAATAATTTTTTAAATGGAGTTGATTTGTCTTATGTAAATCAAATTCAAGAAAGGGGAGGATGTTATTTTGATGGAGATAATGAAAAAGATGTGTACCAAATATTCTCTGAAAAAGGGAATGAATTAGTTCGGTTAAGGTTGTGGCATCACCCGATTTGGACGAAGGAATTGTACGGAGATGAAGGAACAAAAATGTATAATGATTTTTATGATGTTCAAAAAAGCATTATTCAATCTAAGAAAAATAATATGAAAACCTTATTGGATTTTCATTATTCAGATACATGGGCTGACCCCGAGAAACAATATGTGCCTAAAGCATGGGAGCAAATTACAGATATAAATGTACTTCGTGATAGTGTCTATAATTATACCTTTTCGACTTTAGATCGACTTGGAGATTCAGATGCTTTACCCGATTTAATTCAGTTAGGCAATGAGACAAATTGTGGTTTGTTTTATTCTGATCGTCCAGAAAATTTCCCAAGTTGTGAAGTTTGTAATGATAAAAATTGGGAGAATGCAGCAACAATTTTTCAGGCAGGAGTAGAAGCTGTAATTGCAATAGAAAAGAAATATGGGGTTGATATAAAAAAGATATTACACGTGGCCGATCCGCAATATTTGGATTGGTGGTTTGGAGAGCTATCAAATTATTCTGTCGATTATGATATTATTGGAGTGTCTTATTATCCTTTATGGCACACCGCAATTTCTTTCAACAATTTACCTCAACATTTAAAATCAATCGGGACAAAATTTAATAAAGAGGTCATGATTCTAGAGACGGCTTATCCATGGACAAGAGAAGGGAATGATGATATGCCTAATTTATTTGGAGACCAAACGCCATTGCCTAATTATCCTTTCACAGCAGAAGGACAACTCAATTACATGAGAGACTTAACAAAAGGGATGAAAGAAGTTGGTGTAGTAGGAGTGGTCTATTGGGAAGCAGCTTGGATTGCTTATCCGATCAAAACGTTGTGGGGTACGGGATCGTCTTGGGAGAATTGCACATATTTTGATTATGAAAATAAGTCTACAATAGTTTTTGACTATTTAAAATAG
- a CDS encoding GNAT family N-acetyltransferase, with the protein MNLTQKKDRIKLFKADQELPYHLLLLADETIEAIDKYIHDSEIYIYERDQKTIGIYACQLLDGESLEIKNIAVSEEYQGEGIGQKLLSHAISNATKRGFKNLMIGTSNAAFQQLYIYQKMGFRFHKVLKNFFTDNYKKEIVENGLVLNDMLLLKKDLQKEDVEVLQQS; encoded by the coding sequence ATGAATTTAACGCAAAAAAAAGATAGAATAAAATTATTCAAAGCTGATCAAGAACTTCCATACCACTTATTATTACTTGCCGATGAAACCATAGAAGCTATTGATAAATACATTCATGATTCAGAAATCTATATTTATGAAAGAGATCAAAAGACGATAGGGATTTATGCCTGTCAGTTATTGGATGGAGAATCCTTAGAAATAAAAAATATTGCGGTTTCAGAAGAATATCAAGGAGAAGGTATCGGACAGAAATTATTATCTCATGCTATATCAAATGCTACCAAAAGAGGTTTTAAAAATTTGATGATAGGAACAAGTAATGCGGCTTTCCAACAGTTGTATATTTATCAGAAAATGGGCTTCAGATTCCATAAAGTTTTGAAGAACTTTTTTACTGATAACTATAAAAAAGAAATTGTTGAAAACGGGTTAGTACTTAATGATATGTTATTATTGAAAAAGGATTTACAGAAAGAAGATGTAGAAGTATTACAACAAAGTTAA
- a CDS encoding multidrug effflux MFS transporter, producing the protein MDKNKQNLFVFLLGSLAMISPLNIDTCLPALSHISKDFGVPFSDVEISMSLFFLFFGVGQLLGGYYSDRKGRKVIVVSGLIISLIASVLLSFSNGLNTFYIGRAVQALGGGFVGVSIAAIVRDNFTGKDAASVMSLVTMIAMGAPLVAPTIGATLLKFFTWHSIFIFIAIYSIIVLVPFFMKMKNKVPDPSDNISFLRGLKTVYSNKPALAYMCVMAIPSGALYTYLTTAPFVYQEFFKLSESHFAIIFGLNGGGLIIMNKINSVLVQKHSPRKLLHIGLCIHLSTLSLILLSILFFTPQIYIVLPLLTLHLSSLGLLSGNATSIALEKYEKKFAGLANSQMRVVGIAFGALAGATASKLNNGTLVPAFAVMFVCSLLGIVLYITLKSFDLERKSI; encoded by the coding sequence ATGGATAAAAATAAACAGAACCTATTTGTGTTTTTATTAGGGTCTTTGGCCATGATTAGTCCGCTTAATATCGACACTTGTTTACCAGCCCTATCACATATATCAAAAGACTTCGGTGTTCCTTTCAGTGATGTAGAAATAAGCATGAGTTTGTTCTTCCTCTTTTTTGGAGTAGGACAATTATTGGGAGGATATTATTCAGATAGAAAAGGAAGAAAAGTGATTGTCGTTTCTGGCTTAATTATAAGCTTAATTGCTTCTGTCTTGCTTTCCTTCTCTAATGGTTTAAATACATTCTATATAGGCAGAGCCGTACAAGCCCTAGGAGGTGGTTTTGTAGGCGTTTCTATAGCGGCAATAGTAAGAGATAACTTTACGGGTAAAGATGCCGCTAGTGTGATGTCATTAGTGACAATGATTGCCATGGGTGCTCCACTAGTTGCTCCAACCATAGGGGCAACGCTTCTTAAGTTTTTTACATGGCATTCCATCTTCATATTTATCGCCATTTATAGTATAATCGTTTTGGTGCCTTTCTTTATGAAAATGAAAAATAAAGTACCAGATCCATCTGATAATATTAGCTTTTTGAGAGGTTTGAAAACAGTATATTCAAACAAACCTGCTTTAGCTTATATGTGTGTGATGGCCATACCTTCGGGTGCCTTGTATACTTATTTAACAACTGCTCCTTTTGTCTATCAAGAGTTCTTTAAATTATCAGAATCGCATTTTGCCATTATTTTTGGTCTTAACGGTGGAGGGTTGATTATTATGAATAAAATCAACTCTGTTTTAGTTCAAAAGCATTCGCCAAGAAAATTATTGCATATTGGATTATGTATTCACTTATCTACTTTATCCTTGATATTGCTGAGTATATTATTCTTTACACCACAGATATATATTGTACTTCCATTACTTACTTTACACTTAAGTTCTTTAGGTTTATTGTCGGGTAATGCTACCTCTATTGCATTAGAAAAATACGAGAAGAAGTTTGCCGGATTAGCCAACTCACAAATGAGAGTTGTTGGTATTGCTTTTGGTGCATTGGCTGGAGCAACAGCAAGCAAGTTGAATAACGGAACATTAGTACCAGCATTTGCAGTAATGTTTGTCTGTTCTTTATTGGGAATAGTTTTATACATTACCCTTAAGAGTTTTGATCTTGAAAGAAAAAGTATATAA
- a CDS encoding YchJ family protein gives MENNACPCGSKKTYKECCGIAHNDIRQVKTAEQLMRSRYSAFTLANGEYLNLSHHSKTRPQGRRERRDLVKWAKSVKWDHLEVLQAIKGSEDDVEGVVEFKAYFRDSGGLQVIHEKSTFIKENGHWVYDTAL, from the coding sequence ATGGAAAACAATGCTTGCCCTTGTGGTTCTAAAAAAACATATAAAGAATGCTGTGGAATTGCCCACAATGATATTCGCCAAGTAAAAACGGCAGAACAATTAATGCGTTCTAGGTACTCTGCTTTTACTTTAGCTAATGGAGAGTATTTAAATCTAAGTCATCATAGTAAAACAAGACCTCAAGGCAGGAGAGAGCGTAGAGATTTGGTGAAATGGGCCAAGTCTGTAAAATGGGATCATTTAGAGGTGCTACAAGCCATTAAAGGGAGTGAAGATGATGTAGAAGGCGTTGTAGAGTTTAAAGCTTATTTCAGGGATTCTGGAGGCTTACAGGTGATACATGAAAAATCTACTTTTATAAAAGAGAATGGACATTGGGTCTATGATACCGCTTTATAA
- a CDS encoding T9SS type A sorting domain-containing protein → MKKILTTLLLLLSFSFVLTAQNTVYENTFDGYTTGDDIVTQGDYFLDIYQNPDQPRTLVIEEEDGNKYMSYDTPNVDPNSASSAMVKGSNAFAVKAGVTYNFTAKTRGPFKRGLRVINTVTNSAIAIDTDYNAENNPDLIVLWHEHSLSFTPDSDMNVIVGVLRHWNSKLDIDDLKVEDDLPTEGPAPATPYEMYKNDFSTYTEGEDQNEKDFGYDAYQETDLARTLTITHENNEEFLRYNNDATNASANTMIRLHEEFVFKAGVDYVVSVDTRGKFKRSLKVIDVAEGTASYSSEVYNAMNDDALAAEWYKLEVSFTPDADFTGRLGILREWNGLLDLDNIMIMSSEENTEEEETPEEPTDPETGYDVYFNDFQAYSENQDLEDTDFVISTFDGQQPDLERTLTVIKEGEDQALRLTIEATNSSANTLVSVNQEFILKGGVEYILRGKTRGKFTRSLRLVDVATGEPAFNAGEYNAMNDDALAAEWHQHEGTFTPAADVTVTISVLRNWNGNLDIDDIQLRSTVDEEAPGEEEETPGEEEETPGEEEETPGEEEETPGEEEETPGEEEETPGEEEGDITNIDDLESLGVKMYPSPTSSNVTIQVTNANVASATVLVQNIQGQVVQTIQPSFSGDQTTIRLSDNLQNGVYIIRLITADKNLSQRIILIR, encoded by the coding sequence ATGAAAAAAATTCTAACAACTTTATTATTACTTTTATCCTTTAGCTTTGTTTTGACGGCGCAAAACACGGTGTACGAAAACACTTTTGATGGCTACACTACTGGCGATGATATCGTCACTCAAGGGGATTATTTTTTAGACATTTATCAAAATCCAGATCAACCAAGAACATTGGTTATTGAAGAAGAAGACGGCAACAAATACATGTCTTATGACACACCAAATGTAGATCCAAATTCAGCTTCTAGTGCCATGGTAAAAGGTAGTAATGCTTTTGCCGTTAAAGCTGGTGTAACTTATAATTTTACTGCTAAAACAAGAGGACCATTTAAACGTGGTTTACGGGTTATTAATACTGTAACAAACTCAGCAATAGCAATTGATACTGATTACAATGCTGAGAATAATCCTGATTTAATCGTTTTATGGCATGAACATTCTTTATCGTTCACTCCTGATTCTGATATGAATGTAATTGTTGGAGTTCTAAGACATTGGAATAGCAAATTAGACATCGACGACCTAAAAGTAGAAGATGATCTTCCTACTGAAGGTCCTGCACCAGCAACGCCATATGAGATGTATAAAAACGACTTCTCTACCTACACCGAAGGTGAAGATCAAAACGAAAAAGATTTTGGGTATGACGCTTATCAAGAAACAGATCTTGCAAGAACTTTAACGATCACTCACGAGAATAATGAAGAGTTCTTGAGATATAATAATGATGCAACAAACGCATCAGCGAATACAATGATTCGCCTTCACGAAGAATTTGTATTTAAAGCAGGTGTAGATTATGTGGTATCAGTAGACACAAGAGGTAAGTTTAAGCGTTCTCTTAAAGTAATTGATGTTGCTGAAGGTACTGCTTCTTATTCTTCAGAAGTGTACAATGCCATGAATGATGATGCTTTGGCTGCAGAATGGTATAAGCTTGAAGTAAGTTTTACTCCTGATGCAGACTTTACAGGTAGATTAGGTATCCTTAGAGAATGGAACGGTCTATTAGATTTGGATAACATTATGATCATGTCCTCTGAAGAAAATACAGAAGAAGAAGAAACGCCTGAAGAGCCAACAGATCCTGAAACAGGTTATGATGTTTATTTTAACGACTTCCAAGCCTATTCTGAAAACCAAGACCTAGAAGATACTGATTTTGTTATATCTACTTTTGATGGTCAACAACCAGATCTTGAAAGAACATTAACAGTTATCAAAGAAGGCGAAGATCAAGCATTGAGATTAACAATTGAAGCAACGAATTCTTCTGCAAATACTTTAGTGAGCGTAAATCAAGAATTCATACTAAAAGGCGGTGTAGAATATATTTTAAGAGGAAAAACTCGTGGTAAGTTTACCCGCTCTCTACGTTTAGTAGATGTTGCAACAGGAGAACCTGCATTTAATGCGGGCGAATATAATGCTATGAACGATGATGCATTAGCTGCTGAGTGGCATCAACACGAAGGGACGTTTACTCCTGCTGCTGATGTTACTGTAACGATTTCTGTTTTGAGAAACTGGAATGGTAATCTTGATATTGACGACATTCAATTGAGATCTACAGTAGACGAGGAAGCTCCAGGTGAGGAGGAAGAAACACCGGGTGAAGAAGAAGAAACGCCAGGCGAGGAAGAAGAGACACCGGGTGAAGAGGAAGAAACTCCTGGTGAGGAAGAAGAGACACCAGGTGAAGAGGAAGAAACTCCAGGAGAAGAAGAAGGTGACATTACAAACATAGATGACCTAGAAAGTTTAGGAGTTAAAATGTACCCTTCTCCAACGTCATCAAACGTTACTATACAAGTCACTAATGCTAATGTAGCTTCTGCCACTGTATTGGTTCAGAATATTCAAGGACAGGTGGTGCAAACCATCCAACCTTCATTCTCAGGTGATCAAACAACCATTCGCTTAAGTGATAATTTACAAAACGGTGTTTATATCATCCGTTTGATTACTGCAGATAAAAATCTTTCGCAACGTATCATTTTAATCCGATAG
- the tdh gene encoding L-threonine 3-dehydrogenase codes for MKALVKSKAEKGLWMEDVAIPEVGPNDVLIKVSKSSICGTDLHIYLWDEWASKTVRVGQTIGHEYVGHVAAYGSEVKSFKEGDRVTGEGHIACGRCRNCRRGRQHICERTIGIGVNTDGSFAEYVKVPASNVMKINEAIPDEVVSIMDPLGNATHTALSFPLIAEDVLITGSGLIGSMAIQVAKFAGARNIVATEMNEYRAELAKKMGATRVVNPKHERLEDVMAELKMTGFDIGLECSGSPIAFNQMIEHMYNSGKVSLLGILPNSAQVDWNKIIFRGLTLKGIYGREMYETWYQMEQMLLSGLDIEPIITHRFGIDDFQKGFDIMESGNCGKVILNWD; via the coding sequence ATGAAAGCATTAGTTAAATCTAAAGCCGAGAAAGGTTTATGGATGGAGGATGTTGCCATTCCAGAGGTAGGCCCTAACGATGTTTTGATTAAAGTTTCTAAATCATCAATCTGCGGTACTGACTTACACATTTATCTATGGGATGAATGGGCAAGTAAAACTGTTCGAGTAGGACAAACTATTGGTCACGAATACGTAGGTCATGTTGCGGCTTACGGTAGTGAGGTAAAATCCTTTAAAGAAGGTGATAGAGTTACAGGAGAAGGTCACATTGCTTGTGGTCGTTGTCGTAACTGTAGAAGAGGTCGTCAGCATATCTGTGAAAGGACAATTGGTATTGGAGTGAATACAGATGGATCTTTTGCTGAGTATGTTAAAGTACCGGCTTCTAATGTGATGAAAATTAATGAAGCCATTCCAGACGAGGTAGTATCTATTATGGATCCTCTAGGGAATGCTACTCACACCGCACTATCTTTCCCTCTAATTGCCGAAGATGTATTGATTACAGGTTCTGGTCTAATTGGAAGTATGGCTATTCAGGTGGCTAAATTTGCAGGTGCACGTAATATCGTCGCTACAGAGATGAACGAATACCGTGCAGAATTGGCAAAGAAAATGGGAGCAACTAGAGTTGTAAATCCTAAGCATGAAAGATTAGAAGACGTTATGGCAGAATTAAAAATGACTGGTTTTGATATCGGTTTGGAATGTTCTGGTTCTCCTATCGCTTTTAATCAGATGATTGAGCACATGTATAACTCTGGTAAAGTATCTTTATTGGGTATCCTACCAAATTCGGCTCAAGTAGATTGGAATAAAATTATCTTCAGAGGTTTAACGCTTAAAGGAATCTACGGTCGTGAGATGTACGAAACGTGGTATCAGATGGAACAAATGCTTCTTTCTGGATTGGATATCGAGCCTATTATCACTCACCGTTTTGGTATTGACGATTTCCAAAAAGGTTTCGATATTATGGAATCGGGCAACTGTGGTAAAGTGATCCTTAACTGGGACTAA
- the kbl gene encoding glycine C-acetyltransferase — MSKKIYDSLKEDLKQIEADGLYKNERIIVSPQDAEITLNTGQTVLNFCANNYLGLSNHPRLIQAAKDAMDTHGFGMSSVRFICGATDLHKKLEQKIADFFGAEETILYAACFDANGGVFEPLLTAEDAIISDTLNHASIIDGVRLCKAKRYRYATADMADLEKQLQAAQEQRYRIIVTDGVFSMDGHVAPMDEIVALADKYDALVMVDECHSAGVVGKTGRGVTEHFDIRGKVDIITGTLGKAFGGAIGGFTTGKKEVIDMLRQRSRPYLFSNSIPPSIAAAGIEMFDMMDSTDELSTKLHENTAFFKEEMLSAGFDIKPTESAICAVMLYNAELSQRFAEKLLEKGIYVIGFYFPVVPKEQARIRVQLSAAHTRAHLEKAVKAFTEVGKELGVIK; from the coding sequence ATGAGTAAAAAAATATATGATAGTCTTAAAGAAGACTTAAAACAAATTGAAGCTGATGGCTTATACAAAAACGAAAGAATTATTGTAAGCCCTCAAGATGCTGAGATTACCTTAAATACAGGTCAGACGGTATTAAACTTCTGTGCAAATAACTATTTAGGACTGTCAAACCACCCTAGATTGATTCAAGCAGCGAAAGATGCTATGGATACACATGGTTTTGGTATGTCATCGGTTAGATTTATTTGTGGCGCAACTGATCTTCATAAAAAATTAGAACAAAAGATTGCGGACTTCTTCGGTGCAGAAGAAACGATCCTTTATGCAGCATGTTTCGATGCTAACGGAGGTGTTTTCGAACCACTTTTAACGGCTGAAGACGCTATCATTTCAGATACATTAAACCACGCTTCTATTATCGACGGTGTTCGTCTATGTAAAGCAAAGAGATACCGTTATGCCACTGCAGATATGGCGGATCTTGAGAAGCAATTACAAGCGGCTCAAGAACAACGTTACAGAATTATCGTTACAGACGGTGTATTCTCTATGGACGGTCACGTGGCTCCAATGGACGAGATCGTTGCACTAGCGGACAAATACGATGCTCTAGTGATGGTAGATGAGTGTCACTCAGCAGGTGTAGTAGGTAAAACAGGTAGAGGTGTGACGGAACACTTCGATATTCGTGGAAAAGTAGATATCATTACAGGTACTTTAGGTAAAGCTTTCGGTGGTGCTATCGGTGGTTTTACTACAGGTAAAAAAGAAGTTATTGATATGCTTCGTCAACGTTCTCGTCCTTACTTGTTCTCTAACTCTATTCCTCCATCAATTGCAGCGGCAGGTATCGAAATGTTTGATATGATGGATTCTACGGATGAGTTATCGACTAAATTACACGAGAATACCGCTTTCTTTAAAGAAGAAATGTTATCTGCAGGTTTCGATATTAAACCTACTGAGTCGGCTATTTGTGCAGTGATGTTGTACAATGCTGAATTGTCTCAACGTTTTGCTGAGAAGCTTTTAGAGAAAGGTATCTATGTTATTGGATTCTATTTCCCTGTAGTTCCTAAAGAACAAGCTAGAATTAGAGTTCAGTTGTCTGCAGCTCATACAAGAGCACATTTAGAAAAAGCAGTGAAAGCATTTACTGAAGTAGGAAAAGAGCTAGGTGTTATCAAATAA
- a CDS encoding CatA-like O-acetyltransferase, whose translation MEIQELLNRFGGKKIDKASLSSYEQWSVDFFHQKDIVREPNLQMTLQLDITEGYTYYQDQLKDKDGASFTAYLMWCLVKTMDKHPYFRYRKLGNEWYIFDNLPTFSPIAVGGDKRFSEIMVEDPVNSTIDEYFVNYRRGVDKAFSTDGDFEPLPPLVWASAHFIGNLPNLQFTSFQLHQSALDSARPYFYFGKRYQKHTQMLIPISITFDHSNLDPFVLSAFMEDFDKAMINQL comes from the coding sequence ATGGAAATTCAAGAGCTATTAAATAGATTTGGAGGAAAAAAAATTGATAAAGCATCGTTGAGTTCATACGAACAATGGTCGGTTGATTTCTTCCATCAAAAAGATATTGTAAGAGAACCTAACTTACAAATGACCCTGCAATTGGATATTACAGAAGGGTATACATATTACCAAGATCAACTTAAAGATAAGGATGGAGCATCGTTTACAGCCTATTTGATGTGGTGTTTGGTGAAAACAATGGACAAGCACCCTTATTTTAGATATAGAAAGTTGGGTAACGAGTGGTACATCTTTGATAACTTACCTACATTTAGTCCAATAGCCGTGGGTGGCGACAAACGTTTTTCTGAAATAATGGTAGAAGATCCTGTAAATTCTACAATAGATGAATACTTTGTGAATTATCGTAGAGGTGTAGATAAAGCATTTAGCACGGATGGAGATTTTGAGCCACTTCCTCCTTTGGTATGGGCATCTGCTCACTTCATTGGGAACTTGCCTAATCTACAATTCACAAGTTTCCAGTTACATCAGTCGGCTTTAGATTCTGCTAGACCTTACTTCTATTTTGGAAAGCGCTATCAGAAACATACACAAATGCTGATACCAATTTCCATTACTTTTGATCATTCCAACCTAGATCCATTTGTGCTTTCTGCCTTCATGGAAGATTTTGATAAAGCGATGATCAATCAGTTATAA
- a CDS encoding STAS-like domain-containing protein, with amino-acid sequence MKNIINIAKEFSETPGARYITDGKFSGQEFYENILKPRFNNLKDNEILTIVLDGTAGYATSFLDEAFGRLSREYKSKIVLDKVRFISHEEPDLINEIECYINETNK; translated from the coding sequence ATGAAAAACATAATAAATATAGCAAAAGAATTTTCTGAAACACCAGGTGCTAGATACATTACAGATGGTAAATTTTCAGGACAGGAATTTTATGAAAATATCCTTAAACCTAGATTTAATAACTTGAAGGATAATGAAATACTTACAATAGTTTTAGATGGTACAGCAGGGTATGCTACATCCTTTTTAGATGAAGCTTTTGGTAGATTATCTCGTGAGTATAAATCAAAGATTGTTTTAGATAAAGTGAGGTTTATATCACATGAAGAACCTGATTTAATTAATGAGATTGAATGTTATATAAATGAAACAAATAAATAA